TTAAAAATGTGATTTTTGTTATAATATTGAGTACTTCATAAGCTCAATTCTTACAATACTACATTTTTATGGCAGACTTGTTTTTTTTAAGTAAGAAAACTTATATTTTTTTATACGTTACTAAATAATATAAATGATATTTCGATAATGGCATTTTAAATATACATTATTCATTAATTACAGAATATTTTTAATATGAAATCAATTACTACTATCGGCTTGCTCACTTTAGCAAATATATTTATGACATTAGCGTGGTACGGACATCTTAAATTCAAAGAAATGCCACAATTCAACCGCTTGAGTTTATTTATGATAATACTTATAAGTTGGGGAATTGCTTTTTTTGAATATATTTTTCAAGTGCCTGCAAATAAATATGGATACATTCAAAATGGCGGCACATTTACACTTGTAGAGCTGAAAGTAATTCAGGAGGTCATTACTTTAACTGTTTTCACACTATTTACATTTCTATTTTTTAAGGATGAAGTACTGCGCTGGAATCATTTAGCCGGATTTGTATGTCTTATCCTTGCAGTTTATTTTATATTCAACAAGTTTTAATTGAAAATGTCACAAACAATCTATCTACTTTACAATAATTTTACAATTTTATTATCTACTACTTATTTAAATGTAAATTGAGATTCGCAAATGAAAATTTCATTAGATATCAGTCTTTATCCTCTAACTGAGGAATTTATTCCAGTAATAAAAGAATTTATTTCAAAACTTGACAAACGTGATGGCATTAGTGTGCTTAAGAACAATATCAGCACGCAAATTTCAGGTGATTATGATTTAATTATGGATTTACTCAAATCAGAACTCCGTGAAGTATTCGAGAAGCAAAGAAGTGTTTTTGTAATTAAATTTCTTGCAGGCGATAAAGTAAATGATTAAAAGCGACTTTAAATCGTCTCATTAATAATGTCTAAAAATATCAACATAGCAAAACAAATTCATCGCGATCTATCCGACCGCGAAAGGGAGATTTTACGTCAAATTGTACAACTTTATATTTTGAAAGCAAATCCGATAGGTTCGAGATTCCTGTCGAAATATATCAATAACGATTTGAAGCTGTCACCTGCGACTCTCAGGAATATAATGTCTGACCTTGAAGAGCTGGAATATATCAGCCATCCTCATACTTCAGCCGGAAGAATTCCAACTGATAAGGGTTACCGTTTTTATGTTGATACGATTTCCAAAATTGAGAAATTAAATAAAAAAGAGATTCTTTCGGTACAAGATTCACTTAATCAACCCGAAGATGTAGCTATATTTAAAAATGCTTCCAGAATTTTGGGCATGCTTTCGAAGTATTTGGGAATTGTACAATTCCCAAATATCCGCGATTTGACTATTCAAAAAATTGAACTTATAGAACTTAGTTCAAGCAAAATTCTTGTAGTTGTTGCTCTTGAATCAAATATTGTTCGTACTGTGACCATAGAAGCTGATTTTGATACAGATTTTGGTCAATTGGATGAACTCTCGAGGAATATAAATGAAAGAGTTTCAGGCAGAAAACTTAGTTTTATCAGAGATAATTTCAAGGATATTGTAAGCGATTTATCACTTAAAAATGCACCATTGATAAGGCTTTTCACCGGCTCGGTTGACAAAATATTCTCCCGCGAAACGTCAGGCGACAGAGTTGCCATAACAGGCACTCACCATCTTCTGAATTATCCCGAATTTGAGGACTTAGAGCGGGTCAGAGGTGTAATTGAATTGGTTGAAAATGAAGATATAATTATTCATTTGCTTGAGCAACTTGATGACAGCGAACAGGTCAAAGTTTATATCGGTAAAGAGCTTAACAACAATACTCTTCAGGAATACAGCTTAATAAAAAGTACTTACAAAGTTGGTACAGCTTGTGGTACGATAGGTCTTATCGGACCAAAAAGGATGAATTATTCCAAAATGATTTCTATTGTCAAGTATGTATCTGATTATTTATCCGGTAATTCCGATTGAGATATTAAAGTAAATTGAATCTGTTGCTCTTATCTCTGGGAAAAATTAGCAATTCAGCTCTGCCAATAATAGACTTATCCGGAACTAATCCAAATTTACGTGAGTCAAGGCTTAATTCTGAATTATCACCTGTAACAAAATAATAGCTGTTTTGAAATTTATATTTTTTAGTAAACAAAGGATTTTGATTAATTGAATCAATTAAAATCTTGCCGTTTTTTCCATCATTTAGTAATATTTGGGCATAAAATTTCAAATTATTTATATCAATATTTACATAGTCACCGAATTTGGGAATAAGTAATTCACGCCCAAATTTATTAACAGCATTTCGCTTCAAATTATAAATATATTCTCCTGAAATAGTATTTCTCAAAAATAAAGTATCTCCCGGAATGCCGGTAACACGCTTGATTATAAAATTACTTTCCGGAATATTCACAGTTTCTTTAGCGTCAATTACAATAATATCCCCAAGCTTAGGCTCGGAATAATTTATTCGCAAATATAATCCGGGATTATATGCAATTACAGGAATTCTTGTTGGAAACCCAAAGAAGTAAGCCAAACGACTGACAAGAATTATATCACCTTTAGCAAGTTCAGGCTCCATTGAGCTGGATTCGACTTTGTAAAATTCGAGTACAAATGACTTTAGAAAAAGTATCACCAAAATAATAATAAAAAACACTTCAGCAACTGAGCGAATATTCAAGCTTGCGAATATATCAGTTTCTGAAGTGTTTTCTATTTGATTTATTTTCATTTTATCAACGAATGAGTGTACCCATTCTGCCTAATCTTGTTGACCCTAATTTAGCAAAAAAATCTGATAGAGGTATATCGGTATTCCATGACCAATAAACTACAATAGGTGAGCCAACAACATTGTCAAAAGGAACAAATCCCCAATAACGGCTGTCAAGGCTGTTATCACGGTTGTCTCCAAGAGCAAAACAATAGTCCCTCTCAACAGTATATTGAGTTACAATATTATCATCAATATAAACATTTGTGGAAGTGGAAGTTACTTCGTGTCCTTCACGGGTTATAAATACATCCCATTGGCGAATGTTTTGAGGAGTTAAATCAAGTACATCGCCTTTTTTAGGAATTCTGATTGGACCGTAATTATCACGGGTATAATCGGCACCCGGTGGGAATGTACGTTGCTTATCACCGGGATAAATCGGTAAATTACGGTCATATCTGCCATGCTCAGGAAGCTCTACTTCTTTTCCGTTAACAAAAAGTTTTTTATTTAAGATTTCCAAAGAGTCGCCTGCAGTAGCTACGCATCTTTTCAAATAATAAACAAATTCTGTAGGCTCTGCCTGGTCACGGTCACCCGGATATATAAATACGATTACGTCATTTTTCTCAGGCTCTTTAATTCCAGGAAATTTGTAAAATGGAAGAGGTATATTCAAAAATGGAATTAACTGAGGTGTAGTAGGACCATAAAGGAATTTATTTACAAAAAGGAAATCACCTGTCATAACTGTATTTTCCATGGAACCTGTCGGCACAACAAATGATGCTACAGCAGCACCATTTATAAACATTACGACTATTATAGCGCCAAAAATTGTTTTAACCCAGGAAATGAATTGTTCCTTAGCTGTTTCGGGCTTTTTTACTTCTTTTTTCTTTTTCAATAATGATGCAAAACTAAATGCCGGTTTATCATTCATTTTTCTAATTCCAATTTATAAAAAATTAATCAATACTCAACACTGCAAGAAATGCTTCCTGCGGAATTTCGATACTTCCTACTTGTTTCATACGTTTCTTACCTTCCTTTTGTTTCTCAAGAAGTTTTCTCTTACGTGAAATGTCGCCACCGTAGCACTTTGCTGTAACATTCTTTCGTAATGCTTTAACAGTTGTGCGTGCGATAACTTTTGCACCAATTGACGCCTGAATAATTACTTCAAACATTTGACGAGGTATTAAGTCCTTGAGCTTATCGCATAATTTCTTACCCCATTCATAAGATTTATTCCTATGGACAATAGATGAAAGTGCATCTACGGGTTCGCCATTAAGCATAATATCCAGCTTGACTAAATCTCCTTTACGATACTCATAAAATTCATAATCAAGTGATGCATATCCTTTTGTAAGGGATTTCAATTTATCATAAAAGTCAAAAACAACTTCAGCTAAAGGTAATTCCCAATGCAAGTCAACTCGTGTTTGCGATAAATATGTCTGATTTTTTAGAACTCCACGTCGGTCCATACAGAGTTTCATCAAATTACCAACGTATTCATGGGGAGTAAGAGTTTGAGCCTTAATGAACGGTTCCTGAATTTCCACAACTTCCGATAGTTTGGGAAGTTCTGCGGGATTATCAACATAAACCTCATCACCATTGGTTTTGATGACCTTATATCTTACATTGGGAACAGTTGTTACGATAGTTTGATTAAATTCACGCTCTAATCTTTCCTGAACAATTTCCATGTGAAGAAGTCCCAAAAAACCGCATCGGAAACCAAAGCCAAGCGCATTTGATGACTCAGGCTCGAATGTTATTGCAGAATCATTAAGAACAAGCTTAGATAAAGCCTCACGTAAATCTTCAAAATCGTCGGCATCAGCAGGATAAATACCTGAAAATACCATAGGCTTTACAACCTGAAAACCTTCAATAGCTCCCTGGCAGCGATTCTTGTCATAAGTAACTGTATCGCCGACCTTCGTATCATGTAAATCACGAATACTTGCAGTAAAATATCCAACACTTCCGGCTTGCAGCATTTTTGTGCGTTGCCTGTTCATATAGAGAATGCCAACCTCTTCAGTTTCGTAAACTTTCCCGGTCATCATAAAAAATACTTTTTCATTTTCGCGGAGAGTGCCTTCAAAGACTCTTACATTAACAATTACACCACGGTATGAATCGTAAATTGAGTCATAAATCAATGCTTTCAAAGGTGCATTTGGGTCACCGGTTGGAGCCGGAATTCTTTTTACTATAGCTTCAAGAATATCTTTAATCCCAATACCCTGCTTAGCTGATGCAAGAATTAGTTCATCTTCCTTTGAGCCGATTAGTTCCATAACCTGATGCTTAACATCATCAATTGTTGTTGCTGCTGAGGGAAGGTCAATTTTATTTAAAACAGGAATAATCTCCAGGTCGTTACCAATTGCAAGATACAAATTGCTGATTGTCTGCGCTTCAATTCCCTGTGTAGCATCAACTATAAGCAATGCACCCTCACAGGCAGCAAGAGAACGGGAAACTTCGTAAGTAAAGTCAACGTGACCCGGTGTATCAATCAGATTTAGAATGTACTCCTGACCGTCATCGGCGATATAATTCATTTGAATTGCATGAAGCTTAATAGTAATGCCACGCTCCTGTTCGAGCGGATTATCATCAAGAATCTGATTCATTGTCATCTCACGTGCTGTCACTCTGCCGGTATATTCCAGCAACCTGTCAGCGAGTGTGGATTTGCCATGGTCAATGTGAGCAATGATACAAAAATTTCTAAATTTATCCAGTGGTAAGGTTTCCATGTTTCCTAAAAATAAAGCACAAAATTATACAATGTTAATATGACGAATGATATTAATTTTTAATTAAAATTATACAAATTTATTTATATTTTGGTTTTAACCTTAATGAATTTGTTAAAGTATTTGCTTTTTATATGAAAAAAGCATATTTTTGCCTTCTGATTATTTCGGTTTAGCAAACATGATTGCTAAAAAGGGAAGCAGGTGTGAATCCTGCACGGTATCGCCGCTGTATAGCCGGACGAATGTCCCTGGTCTGAAAAAGGCAGCCACTATAGAATTCTATGGGAAGGCGGGATAATGAGGAGGATGGCTGAGTCAGAATATCTTACGAAATATTAATTGAGCTCATTGATTAGTTTGCGATTTACAAACGCGATGAGAAAATGGGAGTGCACATTGTTTCTAAGCATGTGTAGCATAATTCTGAGAAATTCCGCATTTTCAATTCGTATTTATTCATTTTTTAAAATTGAGGTAAAGCATGAAAAGGTTTTTAATAACATTGTTTCTTGCATTAGTATTGACTTGTACAAGTGTATTTTCTATTGATACTCATGTATATGAGTCTTATGATGTTTTTAACGTTGGTAAATCACCACTCAAAATCATAAAACTTCCCGGCTCTGAAAGTATTCATATTTTCTGTGCAGGTGAGGATTTGAATTACGATGATGAGTATCAGGAAGGCGAAGAACTGCCATCATGGTGGATAATGGATAATCCGAATGTTGCTCCACGTAAAGTGTTAGATTTTGACAAATTTTTAAAATACAGACCATTCAGACCGGCTCTTGACAATGCAACAAATACCCTCTATGTACCCATGATTGGGAAAATTATTGCTTTAGACCTTGAAGGTGAAGCAGTCGAAGATGACTTGGTTGCTGAAATTGATGCTCAAAGCATTTCTTTTGCAGGCGGACATTTGCTTATAACAGTTAGTCCCGGAATGAACGAGAAAGGAAGACTTGATGTACTGAATGTCTCAACCGGTCAGATATTACAAACAGTTGAAGGTGGTATAAATATTCTTGATTGCATATATTATCCCGGTCCTGGCGGAATTAGTATTGCGTTATTAAATCAAGGTGAATTCGGTACCGATAATTCTACTGTAATGTATGGTTCAATCAACCACATGTTCGACTTCCAACTTGATGAGGAAGTTGTTGTTGGTGATGCCGCTAATCACATCCTTCATCATAATGGTAAACTTTATGTTGCAGTCAATATGTCTCACTGGATTAAAGTAATTGATGTTGTTTCAGGAGAAATTGAAACATGGCATACAGGTACTACAGGCTGGGACGGACCACGCGAATCAGTTGTCAGAGGCGATAGACTGTTTGTTACTACTTATAGTGGTGATGTTCGTGAATTTGACCTTGAAACAGGTGTACTGATTAACTTATACGAATCAGGTTATGGTGATAAAATAGAAAATATGTCATTTTATAATGATGATATTTTCTTCAGTGCCAATCCCTATGATTTTATGTATTCCCCTTCCAATATGCTTTATATGTGGGGGAAGGAGGAAAATGAACTTTCCGAGATGCTTAAGAAAATTGAAGTAGGCACTGCTCCAATTGGACTGCTAAACGATACAGATTATTTACATGTATTTTGTATGGGTGACGAAGATATAAATGAAGCACCATCATGGTGGACTATTTCAATGGCTGGCAATGAATTTGTCAGCGAAAAAAGATATGAGTTCAATCACGGTGATTTGAAATTCCCATTTAAACCGGCTTTTAGTGCTCAAACAAGAACATTATTTATTGCAGGTAATGGAGTAATAAAATCTTATAATGTAGATGATTTTACTCTTGATGATGACATGGTTGCCGAGTTTGATGCCGTTGCTCTTGACATGGCAGGAACTCATCTTATGGCGGCTGTTCAGTATCCTGACAGAGCTGACTCTATTGTTGTTATCAATCTACAGACAAGTACAGTACTTCAAAAAGTGTCTGCAGGAAATATGGTTACTGATGTAAAGTATTACCCTATGTTTGTTGAAGGCAGTCAGCAACCGGTAATCAGTCTTGCAATCCTGACACACGAAGACGAAGGTGATGAAGACTATAGCGCCAAATTGCTCTATGGTCCAATCAGCCACATGGCAGATTTCTCGCTGGAAAATGAAGTTCCAGTTGGAAAAGGCGGTTTTTCACTTGCTTTACCATTCGTTAATAAAATTGCTGTTGCTTCATATATCTCCGGAGAAGTATATTTTGTAGATGCTCAAAATCACGAAGTATCAAGCATAGCTTTAGGAGCACAGATTCCTTACGGTCCGATGGCATTTGCTGCTTTACGCGGTATTGGAGTTCTTACCGGAACTAATTGGGGTGACTTGCGTCCAGTAACTTATGAAGAAATGGAAGAATTCGATATCACAATAGTTCGTTTGCAGCAATTTCTACCAATAGGAATTCCTATTTCATCTGTTGTTGCATCAGTTAACCCTGATCAGGGCAAGCTTTTTGTTGCTGCTACAGGTCCTGCTGATTATGATTTCGATTCTCCAAATTCATTTGTTTATATATTGACTGATGATGAAACTTCTGTCAGAGAATTTTCAAAAGGTGATATCGCAGGTATCAAAATTTATCCAAATCCGGCAATTGATTATTTTACAATTGAAGCACAGCTTCGTGAGAGTATTCATCCGACAGTAACATTTGAAATAATTTCTATGAATGGTAACAAAGTTGCATCTGTTGTAGTGCCTTCAGGTATGAATATTAGCCATACTTTTGATGCTCGTAGTCTTGGACTTGCTTCAGGAACTTATATTCTCAATATTGTAAGCGGTAAGGAAATTAAGGCTATGCCTTTCAATATTGTTAGATGATGAAATTATCTCTTTCTCATAAAAATAGGTGCTGTTTCATTAGTGATTATTTATAGTCATTCTGAATTGAAGGAGAAGAATCCGGAGAATTTAAGTTATTCTAAATTTGCTGGATTCTTCTCCTTGTTCAAAAAGACAAAATTGGTGAAATTTAATTATGAGACAGCATCTTTTTCTTTTTTTATATTAAGTTTCCAAAAGAAATTCCTTTTGTATTATAATGTTGCAATTTGTCTGTTTACTCTTAATATTGCTCATTCTCAGGAACATTCTTCCGGGGATACTTTGAAAAGGACTTTTCCTGAGGTTAAGGTAACAGCAACAAGAATTTTGAGCAATTCGCTTGCTGAATTTTCACCAAACACAATGATAAGTAAATCTGAAATTCAAAGACTCAGCCACAATCAAATATCCGAAGCAATGCTATATATGCCCGGACTTTTTATTAAGGATTACGGCGGGTTGGGTGGCATGAAAACAGTTTCGCTTCGAGGTACATCTGCTAATCAAACGCTGATTATGATTAATGGAATACGTCTAAATTCTAATCAAACCGGAATGACTGATTTGTCAAATATTCCGCTATCTTTTATTGGCAGTATGGAAATTGTCCGGTCGGGAGTTTCGGCTGTCTATGGCGGAAATGCTATAGGTGGAGTAGTCAATATTTTGCCAGATAATGAAAAGTCTGACAAAGCCTCATTCCTTGCAAGTTACGGAAGTTTTAACGAAAATTTTCTGGCTATTAACGCCGTAAAGAATTTCAATAAATTTAATTTAAATACTTCTATTGAATACAAACATTCAGATGGTAATTATCCAATTGATATGATAAACTTCGGCAACGAAATCACCGTCGGACGCTCAAATGCGATGTTTACAAATTACTCTGCAGCTATTAACGCTAATTATAATCTTAACAACACAAACATCAGTTTATACACTTTAGTATTTGACTCCAAACGTGGAGTTCCCGGTGCTGTTTTGCAAGGACAAATTGAGTCAAAAACAGCCACACTGAGTGAAAGAGGAGTATTAGTTTCAGCATCGTCGCAACATCAATTTAGCAAAAATCTGAGTTTGAATGCCGGACTCTCTGCCAGATATAATGACATGAATTATCAGGACAGAAATATGCTCGGCTTAGGTGGTAAGCCGCTTGATAATGACTTCATTTCAAATGAGTATAATTTTTCAACGACTTTAAAAAACGAATACAAAAAATCAACATCTCAAATTATCGTAGAAGCATTTCATTCATCACTAAAAGGTGATATGCTCCAACCCGGAATATCCACAAACCCGTTTCGTAATGGTTTTGCCACATCATTCATTTTCAGTGATATAATTGAAATTTTTGAAAACTGGGAAATCAATCACTCTGAA
This window of the Ignavibacteriota bacterium genome carries:
- a CDS encoding DMT family protein, with translation MKSITTIGLLTLANIFMTLAWYGHLKFKEMPQFNRLSLFMIILISWGIAFFEYIFQVPANKYGYIQNGGTFTLVELKVIQEVITLTVFTLFTFLFFKDEVLRWNHLAGFVCLILAVYFIFNKF
- the hrcA gene encoding heat-inducible transcription repressor HrcA; amino-acid sequence: MSKNINIAKQIHRDLSDREREILRQIVQLYILKANPIGSRFLSKYINNDLKLSPATLRNIMSDLEELEYISHPHTSAGRIPTDKGYRFYVDTISKIEKLNKKEILSVQDSLNQPEDVAIFKNASRILGMLSKYLGIVQFPNIRDLTIQKIELIELSSSKILVVVALESNIVRTVTIEADFDTDFGQLDELSRNINERVSGRKLSFIRDNFKDIVSDLSLKNAPLIRLFTGSVDKIFSRETSGDRVAITGTHHLLNYPEFEDLERVRGVIELVENEDIIIHLLEQLDDSEQVKVYIGKELNNNTLQEYSLIKSTYKVGTACGTIGLIGPKRMNYSKMISIVKYVSDYLSGNSD
- the lepB gene encoding signal peptidase I, coding for MKINQIENTSETDIFASLNIRSVAEVFFIIILVILFLKSFVLEFYKVESSSMEPELAKGDIILVSRLAYFFGFPTRIPVIAYNPGLYLRINYSEPKLGDIIVIDAKETVNIPESNFIIKRVTGIPGDTLFLRNTISGEYIYNLKRNAVNKFGRELLIPKFGDYVNIDINNLKFYAQILLNDGKNGKILIDSINQNPLFTKKYKFQNSYYFVTGDNSELSLDSRKFGLVPDKSIIGRAELLIFPRDKSNRFNLL
- the lepB gene encoding signal peptidase I, which gives rise to MNDKPAFSFASLLKKKKEVKKPETAKEQFISWVKTIFGAIIVVMFINGAAVASFVVPTGSMENTVMTGDFLFVNKFLYGPTTPQLIPFLNIPLPFYKFPGIKEPEKNDVIVFIYPGDRDQAEPTEFVYYLKRCVATAGDSLEILNKKLFVNGKEVELPEHGRYDRNLPIYPGDKQRTFPPGADYTRDNYGPIRIPKKGDVLDLTPQNIRQWDVFITREGHEVTSTSTNVYIDDNIVTQYTVERDYCFALGDNRDNSLDSRYWGFVPFDNVVGSPIVVYWSWNTDIPLSDFFAKLGSTRLGRMGTLIR
- the lepA gene encoding translation elongation factor 4; its protein translation is METLPLDKFRNFCIIAHIDHGKSTLADRLLEYTGRVTAREMTMNQILDDNPLEQERGITIKLHAIQMNYIADDGQEYILNLIDTPGHVDFTYEVSRSLAACEGALLIVDATQGIEAQTISNLYLAIGNDLEIIPVLNKIDLPSAATTIDDVKHQVMELIGSKEDELILASAKQGIGIKDILEAIVKRIPAPTGDPNAPLKALIYDSIYDSYRGVIVNVRVFEGTLRENEKVFFMMTGKVYETEEVGILYMNRQRTKMLQAGSVGYFTASIRDLHDTKVGDTVTYDKNRCQGAIEGFQVVKPMVFSGIYPADADDFEDLREALSKLVLNDSAITFEPESSNALGFGFRCGFLGLLHMEIVQERLEREFNQTIVTTVPNVRYKVIKTNGDEVYVDNPAELPKLSEVVEIQEPFIKAQTLTPHEYVGNLMKLCMDRRGVLKNQTYLSQTRVDLHWELPLAEVVFDFYDKLKSLTKGYASLDYEFYEYRKGDLVKLDIMLNGEPVDALSSIVHRNKSYEWGKKLCDKLKDLIPRQMFEVIIQASIGAKVIARTTVKALRKNVTAKCYGGDISRKRKLLEKQKEGKKRMKQVGSIEIPQEAFLAVLSID
- a CDS encoding T9SS type A sorting domain-containing protein, giving the protein MKRFLITLFLALVLTCTSVFSIDTHVYESYDVFNVGKSPLKIIKLPGSESIHIFCAGEDLNYDDEYQEGEELPSWWIMDNPNVAPRKVLDFDKFLKYRPFRPALDNATNTLYVPMIGKIIALDLEGEAVEDDLVAEIDAQSISFAGGHLLITVSPGMNEKGRLDVLNVSTGQILQTVEGGINILDCIYYPGPGGISIALLNQGEFGTDNSTVMYGSINHMFDFQLDEEVVVGDAANHILHHNGKLYVAVNMSHWIKVIDVVSGEIETWHTGTTGWDGPRESVVRGDRLFVTTYSGDVREFDLETGVLINLYESGYGDKIENMSFYNDDIFFSANPYDFMYSPSNMLYMWGKEENELSEMLKKIEVGTAPIGLLNDTDYLHVFCMGDEDINEAPSWWTISMAGNEFVSEKRYEFNHGDLKFPFKPAFSAQTRTLFIAGNGVIKSYNVDDFTLDDDMVAEFDAVALDMAGTHLMAAVQYPDRADSIVVINLQTSTVLQKVSAGNMVTDVKYYPMFVEGSQQPVISLAILTHEDEGDEDYSAKLLYGPISHMADFSLENEVPVGKGGFSLALPFVNKIAVASYISGEVYFVDAQNHEVSSIALGAQIPYGPMAFAALRGIGVLTGTNWGDLRPVTYEEMEEFDITIVRLQQFLPIGIPISSVVASVNPDQGKLFVAATGPADYDFDSPNSFVYILTDDETSVREFSKGDIAGIKIYPNPAIDYFTIEAQLRESIHPTVTFEIISMNGNKVASVVVPSGMNISHTFDARSLGLASGTYILNIVSGKEIKAMPFNIVR
- a CDS encoding TonB-dependent receptor, giving the protein MYYNVAICLFTLNIAHSQEHSSGDTLKRTFPEVKVTATRILSNSLAEFSPNTMISKSEIQRLSHNQISEAMLYMPGLFIKDYGGLGGMKTVSLRGTSANQTLIMINGIRLNSNQTGMTDLSNIPLSFIGSMEIVRSGVSAVYGGNAIGGVVNILPDNEKSDKASFLASYGSFNENFLAINAVKNFNKFNLNTSIEYKHSDGNYPIDMINFGNEITVGRSNAMFTNYSAAINANYNLNNTNISLYTLVFDSKRGVPGAVLQGQIESKTATLSERGVLVSASSQHQFSKNLSLNAGLSARYNDMNYQDRNMLGLGGKPLDNDFISNEYNFSTTLKNEYKKSTSQIIVEAFHSSLKGDMLQPGISTNPFRNGFATSFIFSDIIEIFENWEINHSEAIRLDIFSDNSPAYSPFIGLIINPVNSDFFAKLNVSANFRMPNFNELYYLNYGTADLKPEKSKNFNAGICYKSENFNFEINAFANLTDDLIIAVPRSPAVWSAKNIGKALTQGIELVSEIEPEKYNFKINLNYTYQSAREITEGSINNGNLLVYVPQELINANIYYIFPLDFSFAVNFNYTSFRYSLQSNDISSVLPEYFTLNLKISKSIVFSNYNINLFTSADNITNERYSVVRNFPMPGRLFRIGASFGV